From Oreochromis aureus strain Israel breed Guangdong linkage group 4, ZZ_aureus, whole genome shotgun sequence, a single genomic window includes:
- the gper1 gene encoding G-protein coupled estrogen receptor 1: MEGQTTSWVWIYVNSTEQLNTSYPYNATDLSENSDKYQSYIVGLFLSCLYTILLFPIGFIGNILILVVNLNHREKMTIPDLYFVNLAVADLILVADSLIEVFNLNEKYYDYAVLCTFMSLFLQVNMYSSIFFLTWMSFDRYIALASSMSSNPLRTMQHAKLSCGLIWMASILATLLPFTIVQTQHRGEVHFCFANVFEIQWLEVTIGFLVPFSIIGLCYSLIGRILMRAQKHRGLWPRRQKALRMIVVVVLVFFICWLPENVFISIQLLQGTADPSQRTATTLWHDYPLTGHIVNLAAFSNSCLNPIIYSFLGETFRDKLRLFIKQKASWSAVNRFCHHGLDLHLPVRGEVSEV; the protein is encoded by the coding sequence ATGGAAGGGCAGACAACCTCTTGGGTCTGGATATATGTAAACAGTACGGAACAACTGAACACTTCATATCCATACAATGCTACAGACTTGAGCGAAAACTCAGACAAATACCAGTCATACATCGTTGGTCTCTTCCTTTCCTGCCTATATACCATCCTCCTTTTTCCTATTGGATTTATTGGTAACATCTTAATCCTGGTGGTGAACCTGAACCACAGAGAGAAGATGACCATCCCCGATCTTTACTTTGTTAACCTGGCTGTAGCTGACCTCATCCTGGTGGCAGATTCCCTCATTGAGGTCTTTAATCTGAATGAAAAGTATTACGACTACGCCGTCCTCTGCACCTTCATGTCACTTTTCCTGCAGGTCAATATGTACAGCAGCATCTTTTTTCTCACGTGGATGAGCTTCGACAGGTACATCGCCTTGGCTAGCTCCATGAGCAGCAACCCACTGAGGACTATGCAGCACGCCAAGCTCAGCTGTGGCCTCATTTGGATGGCCTCCATCCTGGCCACGCTTCTCCCCTTCACCATTGTGCAGACCCAACACAGGGGTGAGGTGCACTTCTGTTTCGCCAATGTCTTTGAGATTCAGTGGCTGGAGGTAACCATTGGCTTTTTGGTGCCCTTCTCCATCATTGGTCTATGCTACTCTCTGATTGGGCGAATTCTCATGAGGGCCCAGAAGCACCGTGGACTGTGGCCACGGCGGCAGAAGGCCCTGCGCATGATTGTGGTGGTGGTTCTGGTATTCTTCATCTGCTGGCTGCCAGAGAACGTCTTCATCAGCATTCAGCTACTGCAGGGCACAGCTGACCCATCGCAGAGGACTGCTACCACCCTGTGGCATGACTACCCGCTCACAGGCCACATTGTTAATCTGGCAGCTTTCTCCAACAGCTGCCTCAACCCCATTATCTACAGCTTTCTAGGAGAGACCTTCAGGGACAAGCTGCGTCTCTTCATTAAGCAGAAGGCCAGCTGGTCGGCCGTGAACCGCTTTTGCCACCATGGTCTTGATTTACACCTCCCTGTCAGGggtgaggtgtcagaggtgtgA